In Vibrio tritonius, the following are encoded in one genomic region:
- a CDS encoding outer membrane lipoprotein, whose protein sequence is MKKWFWILLIFPMFANAAYQRNQARPVNQVVFGSVETVRYISQHDIGRAQQGNDGWKTLLGAVVGGVIGHQFGGGHGRQVATVAGAAAGAGIVHAQSQNVDPIYRVEYKLVELLIKTDDGKLIDVIQDVDPDMLFGSEDKVRILYFDDGVRVDKEM, encoded by the coding sequence ATGAAAAAGTGGTTTTGGATCTTATTGATTTTTCCGATGTTTGCCAATGCAGCTTATCAAAGGAATCAGGCCAGACCCGTGAATCAGGTCGTATTTGGTTCGGTTGAAACAGTTAGATACATTTCTCAACATGATATTGGCCGAGCTCAGCAAGGCAACGATGGTTGGAAGACACTGTTGGGAGCAGTGGTCGGCGGTGTAATTGGCCATCAATTTGGCGGTGGGCATGGGAGACAAGTTGCGACAGTTGCTGGTGCCGCTGCTGGGGCAGGAATTGTGCATGCTCAATCGCAAAATGTTGATCCCATTTATCGGGTTGAATACAAGCTTGTGGAGCTGCTGATTAAGACCGATGACGGAAAACTGATCGATGTGATTCAAGATGTTGACCCTGACATGCTCTTTGGTTCAGAGGATAAAGTCCGCATTCTTTACTTTGATGATGGTGTACGCGTCGATAAAGAGATGTGA
- the infA gene encoding translation initiation factor IF-1 yields the protein MAKEDVIEMQGTVLDTLPNTMFRVELENGHVVTAHISGKMRKNYIRILTGDKVTVELTPYDLTKGRIVFRAR from the coding sequence ATGGCTAAAGAAGACGTAATTGAGATGCAAGGTACTGTCCTTGATACTCTTCCTAATACTATGTTCCGTGTTGAGCTTGAAAACGGCCACGTGGTTACAGCTCATATCTCCGGCAAAATGCGTAAAAACTACATCCGTATTCTGACTGGCGACAAAGTAACTGTAGAGTTAACTCCATACGATCTAACCAAAGGACGCATCGTCTTCCGTGCTCGTTAA
- a CDS encoding arginyltransferase yields the protein MSSDIHQIRIGLTNNHPCSYLADKLERVAVAIDPQMQDAGNYEVLLANGFRRSGDTIYKPHCDQCQACQALRIAVPDNLPSKSQKRLLNKARGDFHWEVKPTMDEAWFDLYARYINARHRNGTMYPPKCDEFSKFTMCDWLDTRYLHVYYQQRLVAIAVTDILPSSASAFYTFFDPDIDLSLGTLCVLYQIELCKKDSKQWLYLGYQIDECPAMSYKVRFQAHQRLVNQRWQG from the coding sequence ATGAGTTCAGACATTCATCAGATACGGATCGGTTTAACAAACAATCATCCGTGCAGTTATCTGGCTGATAAGCTGGAGCGGGTCGCGGTGGCAATCGACCCACAAATGCAAGATGCAGGCAACTACGAGGTTCTGCTCGCTAATGGGTTTCGTCGTAGTGGTGATACCATCTATAAACCCCACTGTGACCAATGCCAAGCTTGCCAGGCATTACGTATTGCGGTTCCTGATAATCTCCCGAGCAAAAGTCAAAAGCGGTTGCTTAATAAAGCTCGGGGAGATTTTCACTGGGAGGTCAAACCCACAATGGACGAGGCTTGGTTTGACCTTTATGCCCGTTATATTAATGCACGACATCGCAATGGCACCATGTATCCACCAAAATGTGACGAGTTTAGTAAGTTTACTATGTGTGATTGGCTGGACACGCGCTACCTTCACGTTTATTATCAGCAACGTTTAGTCGCGATTGCCGTGACAGATATACTGCCCTCCAGCGCCAGTGCGTTTTACACGTTTTTCGACCCGGATATAGATCTGTCCCTTGGTACACTTTGCGTGTTGTATCAGATAGAACTGTGTAAAAAAGACTCAAAACAGTGGTTATATCTTGGTTATCAAATTGATGAATGCCCAGCTATGAGTTACAAAGTACGTTTTCAGGCGCATCAAAGGCTAGTAAATCAGCGTTGGCAAGGGTAA
- the clpA gene encoding ATP-dependent Clp protease ATP-binding subunit ClpA, translated as MLNKELESSLNGAFARARDKRHEFMTVEHLLLALLENDAAKEALVACQADIDTLRRELDTFIDQTTPLIPDNDETRETQPTLSFQRVLQRAVFHVQSSGRSEVTGANVLVAIFSEQESHAAYLLKKNDISRLDIVNYISHGITKASSSSDDSAPDSFGTESSEEMGSDERLESFASNLNQLAKQGQIDPLIGRDKELERTIQVLCRRRKNNPLLVGEAGVGKTAIAEGLAWRIVEGSVPEVIKDSVIYSLDIGSLLAGTKYRGDFEKRFKSILKQLEKEKDAILFIDEIHTIIGAGAASGGQVDAANLIKPLLSSGKLRCIGSTTYQEYSNIFEKERALARRFQKIDVVEPSLDDTTKILMGLKPKYEAHHDVRYTNKALRAAVELSAKYINERHLPDKAIDVIDEAGARVRLLPVSKRKKTVGVSEIEAMVAKMARIPEKSVSSSDKDILKNLDRKMKMLVFGQDNAIEVLSESIKLTRAGLGSDNRPVGSFLFAGPTGVGKTEVTVQLAKLLGIELLRFDMSEYGERHSVSRLIGAPPGYVGYDQGGLLTDAVIKNPHSVVLLDEIEKAHPDIFNLLLQVMDNGTLTDNNGRKADFRNVILVMTTNAGVAETVKKSIGLIQQDHSHDALSEIKKVFTPEFRNRLDHIIWFNSLDERVIAQVVDKFIVELQAQLDVRGVSLEVSEDARHWLAIRGYDREMGARPMGRVIQDKLKKPLANELLFGSLVDGGTVKVELDGDELKFEYLGSKEEAQVE; from the coding sequence ATGCTTAACAAAGAACTAGAATCGAGTTTAAATGGAGCGTTCGCTCGAGCTCGAGATAAAAGACATGAGTTTATGACCGTGGAGCACCTCCTTTTAGCGTTGTTGGAAAACGATGCTGCTAAGGAAGCATTAGTCGCGTGTCAGGCAGATATTGATACACTCCGTCGTGAGCTTGACACATTCATAGATCAAACCACTCCGTTAATCCCAGATAACGATGAAACCCGTGAAACTCAGCCAACCTTGAGTTTTCAACGTGTGTTACAGCGCGCCGTGTTCCATGTTCAATCTTCAGGTCGCAGTGAAGTCACCGGTGCTAACGTACTGGTGGCCATATTTAGCGAACAAGAGTCTCACGCTGCTTATCTTCTGAAAAAGAATGACATTAGCCGTCTTGATATCGTCAATTACATCTCTCATGGCATCACTAAGGCATCGAGCTCAAGTGATGATTCCGCGCCCGACTCATTTGGTACTGAAAGCTCAGAAGAAATGGGCTCGGATGAGCGTTTAGAAAGTTTTGCCTCCAACTTAAATCAACTGGCAAAACAGGGTCAAATCGATCCCTTAATTGGTCGTGACAAAGAATTAGAACGTACCATTCAAGTGTTGTGTCGCCGTCGTAAAAACAACCCACTACTGGTTGGTGAGGCTGGGGTAGGTAAAACGGCAATTGCTGAAGGTTTAGCTTGGCGTATCGTTGAAGGTTCGGTCCCTGAAGTGATCAAAGACAGTGTGATTTATTCATTGGATATTGGTTCACTGTTGGCCGGGACTAAGTATCGTGGCGACTTTGAAAAGCGCTTTAAATCCATCTTGAAGCAGCTAGAAAAAGAGAAAGACGCGATTCTTTTTATCGACGAAATTCACACCATCATCGGTGCTGGGGCTGCTTCTGGTGGCCAAGTTGATGCAGCTAACCTAATTAAACCGCTTTTGAGCAGCGGTAAATTACGTTGTATTGGTTCGACTACCTATCAGGAATACAGCAATATTTTCGAAAAAGAGCGCGCTTTGGCTCGTCGCTTCCAAAAAATCGATGTTGTGGAGCCATCACTTGATGACACCACTAAGATTTTGATGGGGTTAAAACCGAAATACGAAGCTCACCATGATGTGCGTTACACCAACAAAGCATTGCGTGCGGCAGTAGAATTGTCAGCAAAATACATCAACGAACGTCACCTTCCTGACAAAGCGATCGATGTGATTGATGAAGCTGGTGCTCGTGTTCGTCTTCTGCCAGTCAGTAAACGTAAGAAAACCGTTGGCGTGTCAGAGATTGAAGCCATGGTGGCAAAAATGGCTCGTATTCCGGAAAAATCTGTCTCTTCTTCTGATAAAGATATCCTGAAAAATCTTGATCGTAAGATGAAAATGTTGGTTTTCGGACAAGACAATGCCATCGAGGTGTTGAGTGAGTCGATTAAGCTTACTCGTGCTGGATTAGGTTCAGATAATCGACCAGTTGGTTCGTTCTTGTTTGCAGGCCCAACAGGGGTAGGTAAAACAGAAGTGACAGTGCAGTTAGCCAAGTTACTCGGAATAGAACTGCTGCGCTTTGATATGTCTGAATACGGCGAACGTCACTCTGTGAGCCGCTTGATTGGTGCGCCTCCAGGTTACGTAGGCTATGACCAAGGTGGTTTGCTCACGGACGCGGTCATTAAAAATCCGCACTCTGTGGTGCTTCTGGATGAAATTGAAAAAGCTCACCCAGATATCTTTAACTTGTTACTGCAGGTGATGGATAACGGCACGCTTACCGATAACAATGGACGTAAGGCCGATTTTCGCAACGTCATTTTGGTAATGACCACCAATGCTGGTGTGGCAGAAACAGTGAAGAAATCGATTGGTTTGATTCAACAAGACCACTCCCATGATGCACTGTCAGAAATCAAGAAAGTCTTTACGCCAGAGTTTAGAAACCGCTTAGACCACATTATTTGGTTTAATAGCTTGGATGAGCGTGTTATTGCTCAAGTGGTGGATAAATTCATCGTTGAACTGCAAGCTCAGTTGGATGTACGTGGCGTTTCTTTGGAAGTGTCAGAAGATGCAAGACACTGGCTTGCTATTCGAGGGTACGACAGAGAGATGGGCGCTCGCCCAATGGGTCGTGTTATTCAAGATAAACTCAAGAAACCACTGGCCAATGAACTGTTGTTTGGCTCGCTAGTCGATGGCGGTACAGTGAAAGTGGAATTGGATGGTGATGAACTAAAATTCGAATACCTTGGCTCAAAAGAAGAAGCTCAAGTCGAATAG
- the aroA gene encoding 3-phosphoshikimate 1-carboxyvinyltransferase codes for MESLTLQPVQKIEGEVNLPGSKSVSNRVLLLAALAKGTTRLTNLLDSDDIRHMLNALSKLGVSYQLSADKTCCEVEGLGRPFSSTETLELFLGNAGTAMRPLAAALCLGQGDFVLTGEPRMKERPIGHLVNALREAGASIAYLENENYPPLAIKGTGLKAGTVSIDGSISSQFLTAFLMSAPLADGEVIINIEGDLVSKPYIDITLQIMSQFGVTVENRDYQQFVIPAGQSYVAPGDFLVEGDASSASYFLAAAAVKGGAVKVTGIGKNSIQGDVQFAYALEKMGADIEWGDDYVIARHGELNAIDMDFNHIPDAAMTIATAALFANGTTAIRNVYNWRVKETDRLAAMATELRKVGAVVEEGEDFITITPPQQFVHAAIDTYDDHRMAMCFSLVALSDVGVTINDPKCTSKTFPDYFEKFAHLAH; via the coding sequence ATGGAAAGCCTTACGTTACAACCCGTTCAAAAAATTGAGGGGGAAGTGAATCTCCCTGGTTCAAAAAGTGTTTCAAACCGCGTTCTATTGCTGGCTGCCTTAGCAAAAGGAACCACACGACTGACCAACCTGCTCGATAGTGATGACATTCGCCATATGTTGAATGCACTCTCAAAATTGGGCGTTTCCTACCAGCTTTCAGCCGATAAAACCTGTTGTGAAGTGGAAGGGCTTGGTCGTCCATTTAGTTCGACAGAAACACTAGAACTGTTTTTAGGTAACGCAGGTACGGCAATGCGTCCGTTGGCGGCGGCTTTATGCCTAGGCCAAGGAGACTTCGTACTCACCGGTGAACCGCGCATGAAAGAGCGCCCGATTGGTCATTTGGTCAATGCGCTACGCGAAGCTGGTGCGAGCATTGCTTATCTCGAGAACGAAAACTATCCGCCACTTGCGATTAAAGGCACTGGCTTAAAGGCCGGTACCGTATCGATTGATGGTTCGATTTCAAGCCAGTTTTTAACCGCGTTTTTGATGTCTGCGCCACTGGCCGATGGTGAAGTGATTATCAATATTGAAGGGGATTTGGTCTCCAAACCCTATATTGATATTACTTTGCAAATCATGAGTCAGTTTGGTGTGACAGTCGAAAACCGCGATTACCAACAATTTGTGATTCCAGCAGGCCAAAGCTACGTTGCACCCGGTGATTTTCTGGTGGAAGGCGATGCTTCATCGGCTTCCTACTTCTTAGCTGCTGCAGCTGTGAAAGGTGGCGCGGTTAAGGTGACTGGCATCGGTAAAAACAGCATTCAGGGCGATGTGCAGTTTGCGTATGCATTAGAAAAAATGGGCGCTGACATCGAGTGGGGGGATGATTATGTGATTGCCCGCCATGGTGAACTGAATGCGATTGACATGGACTTTAATCATATCCCGGATGCTGCCATGACCATTGCTACGGCTGCGTTATTTGCTAACGGAACTACCGCGATTCGTAATGTGTACAATTGGCGTGTAAAAGAGACGGACCGCCTAGCGGCGATGGCAACAGAATTACGTAAGGTCGGAGCGGTAGTGGAAGAGGGTGAAGATTTCATCACCATTACGCCACCGCAGCAATTTGTTCATGCGGCAATTGATACTTACGATGATCACCGGATGGCGATGTGTTTCTCTCTCGTGGCGTTAAGTGACGTGGGTGTCACAATTAACGACCCTAAATGCACATCGAAAACCTTCCCAGATTATTTTGAGAAATTTGCACATTTAGCTCATTAG
- the aat gene encoding leucyl/phenylalanyl-tRNA--protein transferase, giving the protein MTIYLPELAPDNFHFPSPYEALDEPNGLLAFGGDLNPKRIVKAYQSGIFPWYGTGEPILWWSPSPRAVFYPKTFKPSKSVKKFQRKQNYNISLNMATAQVIDLCASTRPPEQTWLHEEMREAYKLLAQQGICHSVEVWQNQELIGGLYGINLGRLFCGESMFSLKSNASKIALWYFCEHFARNGGEMIDCQVLNPHTQSLGAQELPRQQFMERLLSLQKQVISDHCFQRQWLSMPIDVR; this is encoded by the coding sequence ATGACGATTTATCTGCCAGAATTGGCACCTGACAACTTTCACTTTCCTTCTCCCTATGAAGCCTTGGATGAACCCAATGGTCTCTTGGCCTTTGGGGGAGATTTGAATCCAAAAAGGATCGTAAAAGCCTATCAGTCAGGAATCTTTCCTTGGTATGGAACTGGGGAGCCGATCCTGTGGTGGAGCCCTTCGCCACGAGCAGTCTTCTATCCTAAGACATTTAAACCGAGTAAAAGTGTTAAAAAATTTCAAAGAAAGCAAAATTATAACATCAGTCTAAACATGGCTACCGCACAAGTGATTGATTTGTGTGCATCGACTCGTCCTCCTGAGCAAACTTGGTTACATGAGGAGATGCGCGAAGCCTATAAGTTGCTTGCTCAGCAAGGCATTTGTCATTCTGTAGAGGTATGGCAAAACCAAGAACTCATAGGAGGGCTATATGGCATCAATTTGGGGCGACTCTTTTGCGGTGAATCGATGTTTAGTCTCAAAAGCAATGCCTCAAAAATAGCGCTGTGGTATTTCTGTGAGCATTTTGCTCGCAACGGAGGGGAAATGATCGACTGCCAAGTTTTAAACCCTCACACCCAATCATTAGGAGCTCAAGAGCTACCAAGACAACAATTTATGGAAAGATTGCTATCCTTACAAAAGCAGGTCATCAGTGACCACTGTTTTCAGCGCCAATGGTTATCCATGCCAATCGACGTTCGCTAA